The stretch of DNA ATAACGACTGCCATCACTGTTACAACGCCCGAGCTCGCAACTACCCAGAATTGACCGTTGAGACATGGAAGAAAATCATAGATCAAATTTGGGATTTGGGTATCCCTCATGTTGTGTTCACAGGAGGAGAACCAACTTTGTACCAGGGCTTGCCAGAATTGGTTGCCTATGCCGAAGAGAAGGGCTTGATTACCGGTTTGAATACGAATGGGCGAAAACTGGCAGATCAATCTTACCTGACAAAACTGGTTGAAGCCGGCCTTGACCATGTACAAATTACCATCGAATCCCACGATCCCAATATCCACAACCAAATGGTCGTTGCAAAAGATGCCTGGTCTCAAACTGTGGCAGGCATAAGGAATGTGCTGTCCACACCCTTATATGTGATGACCAACACCACACTGTTGACACACAACGCTCCATCCATTGATGCCACCTTGATCTTCCTGGCTCAGCTTGGCGTTCCAACCGTGGGTCTCAACGCCCTGATCTATTCAGGCAAAGGTGAAACCGTAGATACAGGCTTAAAAGAAACAGAGCTTCCGCCGTTACTGGAAAGCGCTCGCCAAATAACCCAATCCCACGGTCAGCGGTTGATTTGGTATACGCCTACACAGTATTGTCATTTCAATCCCCTTCAGCTCGACCTGGGAATCAAGGGTTGCACGGCTGCCCTGTATAACATGTGCATTGAATCCAACGGTGATGTAATCCCCTGCCAATCCTATTACCAGTCTCTGGGAAATTTCTTTGAAAATGCCTGGCAAGAAATTTGGGAGCACCCCTTGGCTGTGCAACTGCGCAACCGGCAAGATATCCCCGAAGGATGCCGAAGCTGCGATTTTTTACCGGAATGTGGCGGAGGATGCCCGCTTGCTCGCCAGCATCAATCCATTCATCCCATCAAATATCCCCTGTTTTAGAATGTAATTGGAGTTTCTATGCCCAACCTGATCGACACCTTCAAGGATTTATTCACTAAAAAAAAGCCTTTGCCTGCTGGCATGTACTCATACCAAACACCACCCGAGGAGGAACGTCAATATCGTCTTCACCTGCGGGTTGAGCATGACGGCAACAGCCTGCTGATCATCAATGCGGCAACCGTGCTTCATCTGAATCAAACGGCATCGGAGTATGCCTATCACTTGATCGAGGGTACAGATCCCGAAACTGTGGTCAATGTAGTTTCAAAAAGGTATAAGATCGACCGGGAACAAGTACGCCAGGACTATCAATACTTCATCGACCGAATCAATACCCTGATTGAAACCCCGGGACTTGACCCTGTAACCTATCTCGACATTGAACGCCAGGAACCTTATTCGGCAGAGATCTCTGCACCTTACCGCTTAGATTGCGCCCTGACCTACCAGGTCTCAGATGAAAGCTACAGGGAAGCAGCACCTCTCGACCGGGTTGATCGCGAATTAACTACAGATGAATGGGAGGTCATCTTCCAGAAAGCCTTTGAGCAGGGCATACCTCATCTCCTGTTCACCGGTGGAGAACCGACATTGCGTGAAGACTTGCCTGACCTAATCTTGAAGGCTGAGCAATTGGGTCTGGTAACCGGGTTGTTGACCGATGGGCTGAAATTAGAAGAGGACGCCTATCGAAGTATGCTGTTGATGAATGGGTTGGATCACTTGATGATTGTTTTTAACCCGGATAGCCCTGCCGCATGGGAAGTGCTGGAAAAGGTGCTTTCTGATGATATCCACACCACTGTGCACCTCACCCTTAAGGCAGGGGAAGATCTCCACTTCCACCTGCAACGCATGGCAGCGATGGGCGTTCACGCTATTTCGCTGACCAGTGCATCACTTGACCTGGCTTCAGAGCTTGAAGACCTGCGCAACTTCGCCGCCGTTCTTCAACTGGATCTTGTATGGGATATGCCCGTGCCCTACTCTGAAAACAACCCGGTTTCGTTGGAATTGGAGCAATCAGGCGAGTTTGAAGCACCTGAAGGCGCTGGTCAAGCATGGCTTTATGTTGAACCTGATGGCGATGTCTTGCCAAGCCAGGGTTTGTATCAACAAATTCTCGGCAATATTCTTACAGACCCCTGGGAAAAAATTTGGGGAAACAGGTAAAGTGCAGGATTTCCGCAATCTCGACCGCCAGGAATGGCATCGTCGATACTTGGAGCAGGTTAGATGGACGGCACATCTCAGGCAATATATCTTCGATAAAATCTCACTCGATCCGAATGACAGTATCCTTGAAGTCGGCTCGGGTACCGGCGCGATACTGCAGTCTCTGCTTGATGAGGGTTATCACAATACCATCGGAATTGACCTTGATTGTTCCAGTGTAGTTTTTTCTAAAAATCAACACCAGAACTTTTCCCAGATCATCGGTGATGGTCACCACTTGCCCTTTGTTTCAGGCAAGTTCGCGGTATCTCTGTGCCATTTCCTGTTAATGTGGACGCCTCATCCTGAACAAGTTCTAAACGAAATGCAGCGGGTAACACACTCCGGTGGCTGGGTATTGGTTCTGGCTGAACCGGATTACCAGGCGCGCATCGACTTCCCACCGCCACTGGATTTGCTCGGGGCTTTTCAAACCGAATCTCTGCAAGCACATGGCATCGACCCCTGCATCGGCAGGAAGCTGCGCTCTCTTTTTATCCAAACGGGGCTGATTAAAATTGAAACTGGCATCCTGGGGGCTGAGTGGCATCATTCAGCGCAAATGACAATTGATCCAACCGAATGGACCATGCTACGCGCTGACCTTGAAGGTCACCTCAGCCCAAATGAGCTATCTCGTTTTTTACAACAGGATGAACAAGCACGGAAAATGGGGACACGGGTGCTGTTCATTCCGACCTTCTATGCGTTTGGACAGGTGCCCTAAAAAAGATTTGCTGAGGGCGTTAATATTTTAATTCTTGCAACAAACGGATCTTGATTAACCAATTTTCGCTTGCCAAACGGGAAAAAGGCGGTTATAATTTGATCTTAGTTCGGGGCGTGGCGCAGTCCGGCTAGCGCGCTTGCATGGGGTGTAAGAGGTCGGAGGTTCAAATCCTCTCGCCCCGACAGAAAAATCGCTATCCAGGTGGCGATTTTTTCTTTAACAAAGCTCTCATCTCAGAACCGATTAAGCTCTACCGACTACCGAAGAATAGCTCAGCTTGATCATTGCCTGTCCAGTATACAGGGTGGTCGGTTTTCCTGCCGTCCAATCATTCACATTTTGCATGAAGCTGCCGGTGGTCGCCACATAAGTCCCCTGTGCTTCCTCATGGAGTTCTGTCACGCCACTCAAAAATCGCTGATTGAAATGGGTGGTCTTTTTTAGTAATCTTCTCAATTCGAGCAGTAAAATCAATGCCCGGAATGGGTAGGAAAAAGAAAAAATGTCGGGAAGTGCGACCAAAAAGGTTTCTCCTGATGGCTACATAAATCCATTGAAAAAGACCTGTGTGAAGAAGTTTTTCCATTCTAACATGCCAAATAATTAAGGTGGAGTTGTAAGTGATGGTTCCTTCAGTTGTTATGCTGATGGTGACAAGACCACCTTTCCATGCTAAAATTATCACAGCTTAATCGAAAAGAATCAGGTGCCTATTATTTTTATCCCATTGTGGAATAATCTTCTCATTTTCAAGGAATGGATGGTAACCATGAAAAAATTGTTCATCACCACAATCCTCATCCTGGCTTTTGCCCTTTCGGGATGCCATTTTCCAGGTTTTCAAAGCGATTCCGCTGTGGATCCAGAAGATGTCATGGCGACGGAAATCTCAAAGATCTTAACGGGCACACCGATCCAAATTGAACCTTTAGCGACGACGATCATAGAGGTTACTTCGCCAACAGAAGAAATCATCAAAACCGAGGCGGTTGAGCCTGCTGAACTCGAAGAACCTCAACCAACACCCGCACCGACTCATACGCCGCCGCCAACACTAACAGCCACCCTGGCTAGTACTGACCCCACTCTGAACCTGGGAGATCCGGACTGGGTTGATAACATGGACGATGGCGACGGCTGGCCAACAGGTTTGGACAAATATACCGCCATCAAATTTGAGAATGGTTTCCTGAAATTGACGTCCAGCACAGGAGTTGATGGCTGGCGGGTGACCTGGCCAACTATCGCCAATTTTTACCTGGAAATGACCCTGCAAACGCCCGAGTGCGAGGGCAGCGACCAGTTTGGTCTTATGTTCAGGGTGCCAGCAGATTCACAGGCAGGAAAAGGCTATTTGTACGGGATCACCTGTGATGGTCGTTATAGCCTGCGCCGCTGGGATGGCTCTGTGATGCATTCATTGATTGGATTAACACCAAACGATGCAGTTAAAAAAGGCCCTGATGCGGTCAATAAATTGGGTGTGATGGCACGCGGCGCAAATTTAGCGTTGTATGTCAATGGTCAAAAAGTCAATGAAATCTCTGATTCAACACACCTTCAAGGACGCTTTGGTGTTTTCGTTGGCGGTATGAATGTCGATAATCTGACGGTTTGGGTTGATCAAATCCGCTATTGGGATGGCCCCTAGTCTTTTTATGGACAAAGCTCATATTTCTCAAGCGTTAAACCATGTCAAAATTTGACCAAATTCTCAAATTACTGCCCGACAACACCCTGGAAATATTGAATCCACTGTGGGATGCCATCCCGGTGGACGAAAAAGAAGCCCTGAAAGAAAAATTTGAGGGCTTACCCCTGGACCTGAATTTAATCAATATGCTGATGGATCTGTCGAAGATCCAGATGAAAGTAGCTTTTGGGCACAAGAACAGAGTGGTTCTTGTTGGACCAGCCAATGTTGGAAAATCGACACTGTACAATCACTTTATCCGCGCAAAAGAAGACCAGGCTGAAGTTAGCCCGGTACCTGGCACAACTCGAATCAACCAGGTCGCTGATGCAGGAATCTTTGCTGTCATAGACACTCCCGGCGCAGACTCTGTGGGTCCAGTAGGTGAAAAAGAAAAAGAAGAAGCACTGAATGCCGCCCAGGAGGCAGATTTCCTGGTGATTATGTTTGACGCCATTCAAGGTATAAAAGATACCGAGCTCCAGCTATATCAACAACTCTTAGCTTTGCAAAAGCCCTACCTGGTGGTGCTCAATAAAATTGACCTGGTTGGCAGCAAACATGAAACCGGTGTGATCGAAAAAGCCGCCAGCAATCTGGGCGTAGAAAAGGACAAGGTCATCCCGATCTCAGCAAAGCGGGGCTTTAACATTTCAAAAGTATTGATGGGGATCGTGATAACTGACCCGGAATTCTTAATTCCCCTGGCACAAGCATTGCCCCATTACCGTTGGAATCTGGCCTGGCGGGTGATCGTCACCGCTTCAGTTGTCTCAGGCGCCATTGCTTTAGTGCCTTTGCCACTGATTGATTTCATCCCTCTAATTGCCAATCAATCCACCATGGTACTCAGTATTGCTCGCATTCACAATTATAAAATTACCTTCGTGCGCGCTCGTGAACTGATAGCAACTTTTGGCATTGGATTGCTGGGACGCACGCTATTCCAGCAGTTAAGCAGGCTTGGCGGCATACCTGGCTGGTTGCTCTCTTCAGCCATCGCATCCTCAACCACAGTTGTCCTGGGTTACGCAGCTTCGTTATGGTTTGAAAAAGGGGAACGCATCAGCCAAAAATCGCTCAATGCACTGACCAAGAACCTGACACAAAATTTGCTTGAGAAATTAAAGAATCGCTTCAAGCGCAAGCCTGATAAAAAGGATCTGGAGCAAGCTTTGAAAGAAGCTTTAGAAGATACCGGCATGGCAGACCGGGATGCCATTGATCAAGCCGCTGAAAATTAATCGGCAGGGAGAATAAATCCGGCTGTTCTTGGGGTTATGGAGACAGCCTTTTTTTCCAATCAGAAATAATTTGCCTCTAGATTAAACCCAATTCTTTTCCAACCCTGGAAAAGATTTCAATCACGCGCTCAAGTTGTTCATCCGTATGGGTTGCCATGTAGCTTGTTCGCAATAATTGGCGACCGGGCGCTACCGCTGGTGAAATGACCGGGTTCACAAATACACCGTTTTCAAACAATAGTTTCCAGGCAATAAAGGTCAGATCATTATCTCCGATAATAATCGGGATCACGGGGGTAACGGAATCACCTGTATCAAAGCCCAGGCGTTGGAATTCTGCTCGCATCGTATCCGCAATCTGGTTTACCCGTACGACCCGCTCAGGCTCCTCGCGCATCACCTCAAGTGCTGCCAATGCCGCAGCCGCATTAGAGGGTGGAATACTGGCGCTGAAGATTAAACTACGTGCCTTGTGTTTAATATAATCCACCACATCAGCATCACCAGCGATAAATCCACCCAAAGAGGCAAAGGATTTGCTGAAAGTTGACATAATTAAATCCACATCGTCGGTCAAGCCAAAATGCGCTGCCGTCCCTCGTCCACCGCCCAGAACACCGATTGCATGAGCATCATCGACCATCAGACGCACACCATATGCTTTACATAGGGGCACGATTTCCGGCAATGGTGCGATATCGCCTTCCATGCTGAACAATCCATCGACTATCAATAATTTCCCCTGATCCTCCGGTAAACTATCCAGCACCCGCTGAAGCTGAGCCATGTCATTATGCCGGTAGCGTTCGATTTTTGCTCTGCTTAAAAAAGCCCCATCCACAATACTGGCATGGTCTTCTTTGTCCAGAATCACAATCTCACCCCGTCCTGCCAGGGCGCTGATCGTACCTAAATTGACCTGCATCCCCGTTGAGAACACGAGTGAATCGTCCTTGCCGACCCATTCCGCAATTTCAGCTTCAAGACGTTCGTGTAAAGCCATATTGCCATTCAAAAACCGGGAGCCCGTGCAGCTGGTGCCGTAACGGGCAATAGCATCTATCGCAGCTTGTTTGACTTTTGGATGGGTCGTAAGTCCCAGGTAGTTGTTCGAACCGCACATAATCACATTGCGCCCCTGAAATGTGACTTCTGTGCCCTCATTTTCATCCAAAGGAATAAAATATGGGTAAATACCTGCTTCCTTTGCATCCTTAACTTCAGTATACCGGTAACATTTTTCAAAAATATCCATAAAGATTTCCTTAATCAAGAATAAACCTGCACAGTGTTTTTTATCTGTTTCGGCGCGAAGGCATGGTTGTAGTTATTCCTCCACACATTGATTAACCAGTTCTCTCAATTCAAGTTGCGTTTGGAGATTGAACACCATATAATATCTCTATTGTTCATCAATGCCAATATTCGGAGAAACCATGAGAAAAATCGTCTTCATCTCTCTATTTGTTATTACTGCTTTGGTAATCACAGGTTGCAGTCCTGAACCGAAGCAGGAGCAACTTACTGATGACCTGGTAGCCACTCAGGTCAGTCTTATCCTGACAGAAACCGCCATCCAAACTGCGCTCCAACAAATACCTACCCACACAGAAACCCTCGAGCCTTCTTCGACGCCTGAAGAAGAGCCAACAGTTGCCCCTTCCGAAACCCCGACGGACATCCCAACGGAAACACCCACCAGTACACTTACAGCCAGTGATCCGGCACAGGTGTTGGGTCAGCCAGCATGGACTTACGATTTCACCGGCGATACCAGCCCCTGGGATCATGTCGATACAGACCAGGCAAGCTTTAAAACTGGCGGTGGTTTCCTCAACCTGACAGCAAAAGCCAACGCCAACTGGCACAGCTGGTATCTATCAGCTCCAACACTGAAGAATGCCTATGTGGAAACAACCATTCAAATGCCAGCCTGTTCAGGTGCAGACCGGATTGGACTGGCAGTACGCGGCAGTTCAGATGGTCAGCAATTTTACTTCCTGGCAATTACCTGTGATGGACGCTGGGGGTTGTTCCGCATGTCGGAAAACGTCACCATTAATACGGTCAGCGGCTTCCAGGAAGCAAAAGAACTCACTGTTGGTCTCGCCGACCCACACCGGGTTGGAATTTGGATGAGAGATAATAGTTTCCGCATTTTTGTAGATGGGGTCGAGGTTGGTTCTGCCACGGATTCAACCCTGACAAATGCAGGATACACCGGTTTTCTGATCGCCTTTGCTAACACACCCGGTTTCACTGTAAAGGTTGCCCAGTTAAAATATTGGAACGTACCCTGAGCATCACAATCAATGTTTCACTCTATCAACAGGAAGTTTTCTTTCGTGGGCTTGCCAAAAACAATCAAGGCTTCCTTATTTACCCACCCTAACCCTCCCAAACTTAAACACCGCTTCAAAAGGGAGGAGTGGGTGGATCTCAGTTGCAGCTTTCATTGCTACCTGGAAGTACTTTTTTGCGCGCCCTTGAGCTTAACAATGATTTCGTCTATGATTTGATATGAAAATTTCACTATTAAGAGGGTTGCTCCAATGAAGATCATCGAAATACTACCCAGACATCGCCGATTAGAAAATGCTTTCATCGATTTCCCTTATCAGCTTTACCAGGATAACACCCAATGGGTGCCGCCGCTCAAAATGGAGATGCGCCAGATCTTTAAATCGGGCTACGCGTTTTATCAATATGGTCAGGCAGCCTTCTTTCTGGCGATGACAGATACGGGTGAAGTCGTTGGTCGGTTAGCCGTGGCTAATAATCATCGCTATAATGATTTTCATCAGACAAAAACCGCTTTCTTTTACTATTTTGAATGCATTGATGACTTAAATATCGCCCAGGCGCTCTTTTCGCGAGGTTTTGAATGGAGCGATAGTCAAGGATTAAATCACGTTTACGGGCCAAAGGGTTTTACCGTTTTAGATGGTTTTGGCATGCTGGTCAAGGGTTTTGAGCATCGGGCAGCCTTTGGACAGGCCTATAACCCGGATTATTACCCTAAACTGATTGAAGCTCAGGGTTTTGCCAAAGTGAAGGATGTATTTACCGGGTGGATCGATCGTAATACCCATATCTCTGAAAAGATTTTTAGAGCCGCCGAAATTGTCGAAAAACGCATGGGATTTAAAGCGCCGCTGATCAAAACAAAACGCCAGCTACGCACCGTCATTGACGATTTCAAGCAAATGTATAATGACACCTTAGCCGTTCCGGCAGGAAATCCGCCCATCACTGATGCAGATATGGACAACCTGGCCAGGCAGTTGCTGTGGATCGCGGACCCGAGGTTGGTTAAATTAATTTATAAGGACGAGCAGCCCATCGGCTGGATCCTGGCTTACCCCGATGTGGGTGCCGCTTTTCAGCGCATTAAGGGACGCTTGTTCCCTTTCGGATGGCTGGAAATTCTGCGTGAAAGTAAAAAAACCAATTGGATTGATTTTAATGGCATTGGCGTGATTGAAGAATACCAGCGCCTGGGTGCAACTGCCATTCTGTACAATGAAATGTTTAAAAGCGTGATGGAATTTGATCAATATCATTACGCAGAACTTATACAAATGCGCGAAGAAAACACCAAGATCCTGAATGAATCTCAGAATGTGGACATCAACTTTCATAAAACCCATCGCCTGTATGAAAAATACCTGTAATTAACGAATAACCGCGTCCAAGGTAATGGGGCTCCATTGACCGGTAATGATCTACAAAAACTCCCCTGCTCTTCTTTCGCTGGAAACCCTGGTCGCAACGGGTCGCAACTTGAGGTTAACTATGGGCTTGATTCCCGGTTCCAAGCCGTCAATTCTCTTTTTCACAGCAACAGCTCATAAATATCTCATTTAACCCTTGTATTATTTCCACTTCTCATGTATCATACTGGTATGACCACTTACCAGTTAAATGAAGTAACCTCATCCAAATGGCAGCACATCAGCAAACCCGCTCAAATCGCGGAGCGTCGCCTGATCTCTGCCATTCTCGATGGGACTTTCGCAATCAACAGCCACCTCCCTGGCGAACGTGAATTAGCCGAATTTCTCGGAGTCACCCGCCCCACCCTGAGAGAGACCCTCGGTCGACTGGAACGCGACGGCTGGGTTGAAATTAACCAGGGAAAGGCGACCCGGGTGTGCGATTATTGGAAAGAAGGCAACTTGGGCGTGTTAAACACCCTTTCCCGTTTCCCGGAACACATGCCCGATAACTTCATTGAAAATTTGCTGATCGCCCGCCTGGCAATGGCTCCGATCTACACGGCCATGGCTGTTGAAAATGCACCCGTTGAGATCGGTTCTTTTTTGGCGGGTCGCCACAACTTGGGTGAAGACCCGGGTCACTATGCCCATTTCGATTGGGAGGTTCATCACACGCTCACCCTGTTAAGCAATAACCCGGTTTTTGTGATGATTTTAAATGGATTTAAAGACCTTTACTTGCGCCTGGCACCTTATTACTTTAAAATTGCCTCAGCCCGCCAG from Brevefilum fermentans encodes:
- a CDS encoding class I SAM-dependent methyltransferase, which gives rise to MQDFRNLDRQEWHRRYLEQVRWTAHLRQYIFDKISLDPNDSILEVGSGTGAILQSLLDEGYHNTIGIDLDCSSVVFSKNQHQNFSQIIGDGHHLPFVSGKFAVSLCHFLLMWTPHPEQVLNEMQRVTHSGGWVLVLAEPDYQARIDFPPPLDLLGAFQTESLQAHGIDPCIGRKLRSLFIQTGLIKIETGILGAEWHHSAQMTIDPTEWTMLRADLEGHLSPNELSRFLQQDEQARKMGTRVLFIPTFYAFGQVP
- a CDS encoding YcjF family protein; its protein translation is MSKFDQILKLLPDNTLEILNPLWDAIPVDEKEALKEKFEGLPLDLNLINMLMDLSKIQMKVAFGHKNRVVLVGPANVGKSTLYNHFIRAKEDQAEVSPVPGTTRINQVADAGIFAVIDTPGADSVGPVGEKEKEEALNAAQEADFLVIMFDAIQGIKDTELQLYQQLLALQKPYLVVLNKIDLVGSKHETGVIEKAASNLGVEKDKVIPISAKRGFNISKVLMGIVITDPEFLIPLAQALPHYRWNLAWRVIVTASVVSGAIALVPLPLIDFIPLIANQSTMVLSIARIHNYKITFVRARELIATFGIGLLGRTLFQQLSRLGGIPGWLLSSAIASSTTVVLGYAASLWFEKGERISQKSLNALTKNLTQNLLEKLKNRFKRKPDKKDLEQALKEALEDTGMADRDAIDQAAEN
- a CDS encoding radical SAM protein, translating into MPNLIDTFKDLFTKKKPLPAGMYSYQTPPEEERQYRLHLRVEHDGNSLLIINAATVLHLNQTASEYAYHLIEGTDPETVVNVVSKRYKIDREQVRQDYQYFIDRINTLIETPGLDPVTYLDIERQEPYSAEISAPYRLDCALTYQVSDESYREAAPLDRVDRELTTDEWEVIFQKAFEQGIPHLLFTGGEPTLREDLPDLILKAEQLGLVTGLLTDGLKLEEDAYRSMLLMNGLDHLMIVFNPDSPAAWEVLEKVLSDDIHTTVHLTLKAGEDLHFHLQRMAAMGVHAISLTSASLDLASELEDLRNFAAVLQLDLVWDMPVPYSENNPVSLELEQSGEFEAPEGAGQAWLYVEPDGDVLPSQGLYQQILGNILTDPWEKIWGNR
- a CDS encoding radical SAM/SPASM domain-containing protein; translation: MMNVLNKAIDRFTQLFKKGVGPTPGLHHYLREGEDGKVRLHLRIDADGSGLLIANANRVVHLNPSAALMAYLHLEGHTPEYAARVLRRQFKVSRLNVLQDIFEFTAQLEDLVNPNGGCPICELNLETTPPFKATPSAPYRMDLALTYRCNNDCHHCYNARARNYPELTVETWKKIIDQIWDLGIPHVVFTGGEPTLYQGLPELVAYAEEKGLITGLNTNGRKLADQSYLTKLVEAGLDHVQITIESHDPNIHNQMVVAKDAWSQTVAGIRNVLSTPLYVMTNTTLLTHNAPSIDATLIFLAQLGVPTVGLNALIYSGKGETVDTGLKETELPPLLESARQITQSHGQRLIWYTPTQYCHFNPLQLDLGIKGCTAALYNMCIESNGDVIPCQSYYQSLGNFFENAWQEIWEHPLAVQLRNRQDIPEGCRSCDFLPECGGGCPLARQHQSIHPIKYPLF
- the fadR gene encoding fatty acid metabolism transcriptional regulator FadR; this encodes MTTYQLNEVTSSKWQHISKPAQIAERRLISAILDGTFAINSHLPGERELAEFLGVTRPTLRETLGRLERDGWVEINQGKATRVCDYWKEGNLGVLNTLSRFPEHMPDNFIENLLIARLAMAPIYTAMAVENAPVEIGSFLAGRHNLGEDPGHYAHFDWEVHHTLTLLSNNPVFVMILNGFKDLYLRLAPYYFKIASARQHSIHFYRDLAHAAEKGDPNQARILSDMVMRESMIFWQQVKLDLFERRKP
- a CDS encoding aminotransferase class I/II-fold pyridoxal phosphate-dependent enzyme gives rise to the protein MDIFEKCYRYTEVKDAKEAGIYPYFIPLDENEGTEVTFQGRNVIMCGSNNYLGLTTHPKVKQAAIDAIARYGTSCTGSRFLNGNMALHERLEAEIAEWVGKDDSLVFSTGMQVNLGTISALAGRGEIVILDKEDHASIVDGAFLSRAKIERYRHNDMAQLQRVLDSLPEDQGKLLIVDGLFSMEGDIAPLPEIVPLCKAYGVRLMVDDAHAIGVLGGGRGTAAHFGLTDDVDLIMSTFSKSFASLGGFIAGDADVVDYIKHKARSLIFSASIPPSNAAAALAALEVMREEPERVVRVNQIADTMRAEFQRLGFDTGDSVTPVIPIIIGDNDLTFIAWKLLFENGVFVNPVISPAVAPGRQLLRTSYMATHTDEQLERVIEIFSRVGKELGLI
- a CDS encoding family 16 glycoside hydrolase, which gives rise to MKKLFITTILILAFALSGCHFPGFQSDSAVDPEDVMATEISKILTGTPIQIEPLATTIIEVTSPTEEIIKTEAVEPAELEEPQPTPAPTHTPPPTLTATLASTDPTLNLGDPDWVDNMDDGDGWPTGLDKYTAIKFENGFLKLTSSTGVDGWRVTWPTIANFYLEMTLQTPECEGSDQFGLMFRVPADSQAGKGYLYGITCDGRYSLRRWDGSVMHSLIGLTPNDAVKKGPDAVNKLGVMARGANLALYVNGQKVNEISDSTHLQGRFGVFVGGMNVDNLTVWVDQIRYWDGP